A region of Pyxidicoccus parkwaysis DNA encodes the following proteins:
- a CDS encoding DUF4230 domain-containing protein, translating to MAHLSRVLTVFLGATLGAVGAWLFLRPPPPSQPDTASVVQQMREVARLETLDVALYKKVAFTPEPPATDTLWKDVLTWAAYTLRNQHGRAIVFADAHLGFDFQRIDASHLQVAGTRVYVVLPPLEVKVELRPGETEVIDSNLDSAQTAQLLEKARLAFEQEVRADSRLRQRARDSAERSLRALLLTLGYREVLFVESLPTATAG from the coding sequence ATGGCGCACCTCTCGCGAGTCCTCACCGTCTTCCTGGGTGCCACGCTTGGCGCGGTAGGCGCCTGGCTGTTCCTCCGCCCGCCGCCTCCGTCGCAGCCGGACACGGCGTCCGTGGTGCAGCAGATGCGCGAAGTGGCCCGGCTGGAGACGCTCGACGTCGCCCTCTACAAGAAGGTGGCCTTCACCCCCGAGCCCCCGGCCACCGACACGCTGTGGAAGGACGTGCTCACCTGGGCCGCGTACACCCTTCGCAACCAGCACGGGCGCGCCATCGTCTTCGCGGACGCGCACCTCGGCTTCGACTTCCAGCGCATCGACGCGTCCCACCTCCAGGTGGCCGGCACGCGCGTGTACGTGGTGCTGCCGCCGCTGGAGGTGAAGGTGGAGCTGCGCCCCGGTGAGACGGAGGTCATCGACTCCAACCTGGACAGCGCGCAGACGGCGCAGCTCCTGGAGAAGGCGCGCCTCGCCTTCGAGCAGGAGGTGCGCGCCGATTCGCGCCTGCGCCAGCGCGCGCGGGACTCCGCCGAGCGCTCGCTGCGGGCGCTGCTGCTCACGCTGGGCTACCGCGAGGTGCTCTTCGTGGAGAGCCTGCCCACGGCCACTGCGGGTTGA
- a CDS encoding 2OG-Fe(II) oxygenase — MELTDEEVEALGTRGYFIRPAFLGEARARAARDEALSRVESGGMRPAGIRRGAEHTRDTAVRGDLIDWVLPQPGTPLGALWESFRELGEALSSGAYLGLGRFDLQLACYPGGGAHYARHRDAFPGQSNRRATAIWYANAGWAPEHGGVLRLYPEDSAPVDVEPSLDRLVVFLSERIEHEVLPAFAPRLALTAWYYGRDAG; from the coding sequence GTGGAGCTGACGGACGAAGAGGTCGAAGCATTGGGGACGCGCGGATATTTCATCCGGCCCGCGTTCCTCGGTGAGGCACGGGCTCGTGCGGCGAGGGACGAGGCCCTGTCCCGCGTGGAGTCCGGAGGAATGCGTCCCGCGGGCATCCGCCGTGGCGCGGAACACACGCGCGACACGGCCGTGCGCGGAGACCTCATCGACTGGGTGTTGCCCCAGCCGGGCACGCCGCTCGGCGCGCTGTGGGAGTCCTTCCGCGAGCTGGGCGAGGCGCTGTCGTCGGGCGCATACCTCGGGCTCGGGCGCTTCGACCTGCAGCTCGCCTGCTATCCGGGCGGAGGGGCCCACTACGCGCGCCACCGCGACGCCTTCCCTGGCCAGTCCAACCGGAGGGCCACCGCCATCTGGTACGCCAACGCGGGCTGGGCGCCCGAGCACGGAGGCGTGCTGCGCCTGTACCCCGAGGACTCCGCGCCCGTGGACGTGGAGCCTTCATTGGACCGGCTGGTGGTGTTCCTCAGCGAGCGAATCGAGCACGAGGTGCTGCCCGCCTTCGCGCCGCGCCTCGCCCTCACCGCCTGGTACTACGGGCGCGACGCGGGCTGA
- a CDS encoding helix-turn-helix domain-containing protein — protein sequence MNDEDLPDRLARNIRTLRETRGATQAQLAKLAGVPRATWAHLESGAANPTLSVLHRVAGALQVSLEELISKPRASARHYPRASLPVRMRGAGMLRKLLPDPLPGMEFDRIELPAQVRVTGVPHTPGTREYLACESGELLLIASGERFHLQPGDVVVFRGDQKHSYENPGTKTAVGYSVVLLTPMI from the coding sequence ATGAACGACGAGGACCTGCCGGACAGGCTGGCACGCAACATCCGCACGCTGCGCGAGACGCGTGGCGCCACGCAGGCACAACTCGCGAAGCTGGCGGGGGTGCCTCGGGCCACCTGGGCGCACCTGGAGTCGGGAGCGGCCAACCCCACGCTGTCCGTGCTGCACCGCGTGGCCGGCGCGCTCCAGGTGTCCTTGGAGGAGCTCATCTCGAAGCCCCGGGCGAGCGCCCGGCACTACCCTCGCGCCAGCCTCCCCGTCCGCATGCGCGGCGCGGGCATGCTCCGCAAGCTGCTGCCCGACCCGCTGCCCGGCATGGAGTTCGACCGCATCGAGCTACCGGCCCAGGTGCGCGTCACTGGCGTGCCGCACACGCCCGGCACCCGTGAGTACCTCGCCTGTGAGTCCGGTGAATTGCTGCTCATCGCCAGCGGCGAGCGCTTCCACCTCCAGCCCGGCGACGTCGTCGTGTTCCGAGGCGACCAGAAGCACTCCTACGAGAACCCGGGGACGAAGACGGCGGTGGGCTACTCCGTCGTCCTCCTCACGCCCATGATTTGA
- a CDS encoding SDR family NAD(P)-dependent oxidoreductase, with product MKLVGKAVLVTGASRGLGQALMATFARRGARVVGVARHAGEMEAAAAPLRAEGLEVHALAYDVGDKESIHPLVGAATALVGPIDVLVHNASTLGPTPLQVLLDTACEDLQRVLEVNVVGPFRLTKAVAGSMVVRGQGLVLNITSDAAVSAYPRWGAYSVSKVALEHLGRIWAAELEGTGVGFLNVDPGEMDTRMYRDAVPGADYSALGRPEAVAARIVTLVEKRAESLPSGSRLEAAKLEAA from the coding sequence ATGAAGCTGGTCGGAAAGGCCGTACTGGTGACGGGGGCGAGCCGGGGGCTGGGCCAGGCGCTGATGGCCACGTTCGCCCGCCGGGGTGCCCGGGTGGTGGGCGTGGCGCGGCATGCCGGGGAGATGGAGGCCGCCGCCGCGCCGCTGCGCGCGGAGGGCCTGGAGGTACACGCGCTCGCGTACGACGTGGGGGACAAGGAGTCCATCCACCCGCTGGTCGGCGCGGCCACCGCGCTGGTGGGCCCCATCGACGTGCTGGTGCACAACGCGAGCACGCTGGGCCCCACGCCGTTGCAGGTGCTGCTGGATACCGCGTGCGAGGACCTGCAGCGCGTGCTGGAGGTCAACGTGGTGGGCCCGTTCCGGCTCACCAAGGCGGTGGCGGGCAGCATGGTGGTGCGGGGGCAGGGGCTGGTGCTGAACATCACCTCGGACGCGGCGGTGTCCGCGTATCCGCGCTGGGGCGCGTACAGCGTGTCGAAGGTGGCGCTGGAGCACCTGGGCCGCATCTGGGCCGCGGAATTGGAGGGCACCGGCGTGGGCTTCCTCAACGTGGACCCGGGGGAGATGGACACACGGATGTACCGCGACGCGGTGCCGGGCGCGGACTACTCGGCGCTCGGCAGGCCGGAGGCGGTGGCCGCGCGCATCGTCACGCTGGTGGAGAAGCGGGCGGAGTCGCTGCCCTCGGGCTCCCGCCTGGAGGCGGCGAAGCTGGAGGCCGCATGA
- a CDS encoding S-adenosylmethionine:tRNA ribosyltransferase-isomerase produces MKPARWPNERPETGRLLHVEPRAGRFSDAHVADLPQLLREGDLLVLNDAATLPASLSGRTETGERIELRLLSREPDGTWTAVLFGAGDWRKRTEDRPSPPVLPVGTRFVVGGLHTRVVEVLPPSPRLLRVAFDEQGAALWTALYRGGRPVQYAYTGGPLALWHVQTVYGARPWAVEAPSAGLPLTGSLLLALRRRGVRLATLTHAAGLSSTGDEALDAALPRPERSDIPATTVEAVERTRAGGGRVVAVGTTVVRALEGRTAQHGGKLIPGEGTTDLLLGPGYVPRVVHGLLTGVHEPGSSHHALLQSFAPLPLLKEAAAHAEAAGYLGHEFGDSCLVLDA; encoded by the coding sequence ATGAAGCCCGCGCGCTGGCCCAACGAGCGCCCCGAGACGGGACGCCTGCTCCACGTGGAGCCTCGCGCGGGCCGCTTCTCCGACGCGCACGTGGCGGACCTGCCGCAGCTCCTGCGCGAGGGAGACCTGCTGGTGCTCAACGACGCCGCCACGCTGCCCGCCTCCCTCTCCGGACGCACCGAGACGGGAGAGCGCATCGAATTGAGGCTGCTGTCGCGAGAGCCGGACGGCACCTGGACGGCGGTGCTCTTCGGCGCGGGCGACTGGCGCAAGCGCACCGAGGACCGGCCCTCTCCGCCGGTGCTCCCCGTGGGCACGCGCTTCGTCGTGGGCGGGCTGCACACTCGGGTGGTGGAGGTGCTGCCTCCGTCCCCGAGGCTTTTGCGCGTGGCCTTCGACGAGCAGGGCGCGGCGCTGTGGACGGCGCTGTACCGGGGCGGGCGTCCGGTGCAGTACGCGTACACGGGAGGGCCGCTGGCGCTGTGGCACGTGCAGACGGTGTACGGCGCGCGCCCCTGGGCCGTGGAGGCTCCGTCCGCGGGCCTGCCCCTCACGGGAAGCCTGCTGCTCGCGCTGCGCCGGCGCGGCGTGCGGCTGGCCACGTTGACTCACGCCGCGGGGCTGTCCTCCACGGGAGACGAAGCACTGGACGCGGCGCTGCCCCGTCCCGAGCGCTCGGACATTCCCGCCACCACGGTGGAGGCGGTGGAGCGCACCCGCGCCGGGGGCGGACGTGTGGTGGCCGTGGGCACCACCGTGGTGCGCGCCCTGGAGGGCCGCACGGCGCAGCACGGAGGGAAGTTGATTCCGGGAGAGGGGACGACGGACCTGCTGCTGGGCCCGGGCTACGTCCCGCGCGTGGTGCACGGGCTGCTCACCGGCGTGCACGAACCGGGCAGCAGCCACCATGCGCTGCTCCAGTCCTTCGCGCCGCTGCCGCTGCTCAAGGAAGCGGCCGCCCACGCGGAGGCGGCCGGGTACCTGGGGCACGAGTTCGGCGACTCGTGCCTCGTGCTGGACGCGTGA
- a CDS encoding zinc-dependent alcohol dehydrogenase codes for MKAVVFHGIGDIRLDEVEEPSIEKPTDAVVRLSASAICGTDLHMIRGTMPGMKPGTILGHEGVGYVESLGDDVRNFNVGDRVVICSTIACGNCSYCRSGYYAQCNDANPNGPAAGTAFFGGPAPTGPFHGMQAEKVRVPFAHVGMVKIPEGVTDEQAILISDIFPTGYFGAELAEIKQGDTVAVFGCGPVGLFAIVSAKLLGAGRVFAIDCHEDRLDLARAQGAEVINFDQEDPVETLKRLTKGIGVDRAIDAVGVDSMHAHHGPAEKNARAEKAEFKREVKEAAPKTNPDGNNWVPGDAPAQALLWAVDALAKAGTLSIIGVYPQQMRTFPIGMAMNKNLTLKMGNCNHRKYIPRLLEFVRTGVVDPTAILSHVEPMGSAIDAYRNFDLRKPGWVKVELEPAQIQ; via the coding sequence ATGAAGGCTGTCGTATTCCATGGGATTGGGGACATCCGGCTCGACGAGGTGGAGGAGCCGAGCATCGAGAAGCCGACGGACGCCGTCGTCCGGCTGAGCGCCAGCGCCATCTGCGGCACGGACCTCCACATGATTCGCGGCACCATGCCGGGCATGAAGCCGGGCACCATCCTCGGCCACGAGGGCGTGGGCTATGTCGAGTCGCTCGGCGACGACGTGCGCAACTTCAACGTGGGCGACCGCGTCGTCATCTGCTCCACCATTGCCTGTGGCAACTGCTCGTACTGCCGCTCCGGCTACTACGCGCAGTGCAACGACGCGAATCCCAACGGGCCCGCCGCGGGCACGGCCTTCTTCGGAGGCCCGGCGCCGACGGGCCCATTCCACGGCATGCAGGCGGAGAAGGTGCGCGTGCCCTTCGCCCACGTGGGCATGGTGAAGATTCCCGAGGGCGTCACCGACGAGCAGGCCATCCTCATCTCCGACATCTTCCCCACCGGCTACTTCGGCGCCGAGCTGGCGGAAATCAAGCAGGGTGACACCGTGGCGGTGTTCGGCTGCGGCCCGGTGGGCCTGTTCGCCATCGTCAGCGCGAAGCTGCTGGGCGCCGGCCGCGTCTTCGCCATCGACTGCCATGAAGACAGGCTGGACCTGGCCCGCGCGCAGGGCGCCGAGGTCATCAACTTCGACCAGGAGGACCCCGTCGAGACGCTCAAGCGCCTCACCAAGGGCATCGGCGTGGACCGAGCCATCGACGCGGTGGGCGTGGACTCCATGCATGCGCACCACGGCCCCGCGGAGAAGAACGCCCGGGCCGAGAAGGCCGAATTCAAACGCGAGGTGAAGGAGGCTGCTCCGAAGACGAACCCGGACGGCAACAACTGGGTGCCCGGAGATGCCCCCGCGCAGGCGCTGCTGTGGGCGGTGGACGCGCTGGCGAAGGCGGGCACGCTGTCCATCATCGGCGTCTACCCGCAGCAGATGCGGACGTTCCCCATCGGCATGGCGATGAACAAGAACCTCACGCTGAAGATGGGCAACTGCAACCACCGCAAGTACATCCCCCGGCTGCTGGAGTTCGTGCGCACCGGCGTGGTGGACCCCACGGCCATCCTCTCGCACGTGGAGCCCATGGGCAGCGCCATCGACGCGTACCGCAACTTCGACCTGCGCAAGCCGGGCTGGGTGAAGGTGGAGCTGGAGCCGGCGCAGATTCAGTGA
- a CDS encoding Ppx/GppA phosphatase family protein: protein MPTPTLQPVLAAIDVGTNAVRLELARPDADGSLETLHQERDPIRPGEGVFATGTMPEQTAERLLSTLRRYAALCRRHKAHVRAVATSALREARNSSDIVRRVREEAGLNLEVVSGKEEARLICLGVLHRKPPGSRSLLIDIGGGSTEVATAVGEKPDNLWSLALGSVRLTEVFDASGTVTAKQLRLMRSFVYEALRKTLPESLPPLPRVALGSSGTINAVVSFAASENSGNATVRQLTHAVDTLADMAPDRRRKRFDPKRADIIVSGAVILEAVARHLGVESVSVVNRGLRDGILVDLLYRQDEHREDHSLADAAIVMGQRFFFDEKHARQVSRLSLALFDGLAALHQLPLSVRPYLEVAALLHDVGHAVSYERHHKHTYYLIRNADIPGLADRERELVARIARYHRRSPPDPAHSGMDGLNPTEVRVVRKLATLLRVANSLDLSHHQPIKDFKVTNGREGVALHLHTRHPVDLELWNVEHEVVNFRRVFGKRLSFHVHHTGSR, encoded by the coding sequence ATGCCCACTCCGACCCTCCAGCCTGTTCTCGCCGCCATCGACGTGGGCACCAATGCCGTGCGCCTGGAGCTGGCGCGCCCCGACGCCGATGGCTCGCTCGAGACGCTGCACCAGGAGCGAGACCCCATCCGCCCCGGCGAGGGCGTCTTCGCCACCGGCACCATGCCGGAACAGACGGCCGAGCGTCTGCTCTCCACCCTGCGCCGCTACGCCGCCCTCTGCCGCCGCCACAAGGCCCACGTGCGCGCCGTCGCCACCAGCGCCCTGCGCGAGGCCCGCAACAGCAGCGACATCGTCCGCCGCGTCCGTGAAGAAGCCGGACTCAACCTCGAGGTCGTCAGCGGCAAGGAGGAGGCCCGCCTCATCTGCCTCGGCGTGCTCCACCGCAAGCCGCCCGGCTCGCGCTCCCTCCTCATCGACATCGGCGGCGGCAGCACCGAGGTCGCCACCGCCGTGGGCGAGAAGCCCGACAATCTCTGGAGCCTCGCGCTCGGCTCCGTGCGCCTCACCGAGGTCTTCGACGCCTCCGGCACCGTCACCGCCAAGCAGCTCCGCCTCATGCGCAGCTTCGTCTACGAGGCCCTCCGCAAGACGCTCCCCGAGTCCCTGCCTCCCCTGCCCCGCGTCGCCCTCGGCTCGTCCGGCACCATCAACGCCGTGGTGTCCTTCGCCGCCAGCGAGAACAGCGGCAACGCCACCGTGCGCCAGCTCACCCACGCCGTGGACACGCTCGCGGACATGGCCCCGGACCGCCGCCGCAAGCGCTTCGACCCCAAGCGCGCGGACATCATCGTCTCCGGCGCCGTCATCCTCGAGGCCGTGGCCCGCCACCTCGGCGTCGAGTCCGTCAGCGTCGTCAACCGCGGCCTGCGCGACGGCATCCTCGTGGACCTGCTCTACCGCCAGGACGAGCACCGCGAGGACCACAGCCTCGCCGATGCCGCCATCGTCATGGGCCAGCGCTTCTTCTTCGACGAGAAGCACGCACGCCAGGTCTCCCGCCTCTCCCTCGCCCTCTTCGACGGGCTCGCCGCCCTGCACCAACTGCCGCTGTCCGTGCGCCCCTACCTGGAGGTCGCCGCGCTGCTGCACGACGTCGGCCACGCCGTCAGCTACGAGCGCCACCACAAGCACACGTACTACCTCATCCGGAACGCGGACATCCCCGGCCTCGCCGACCGCGAGCGCGAGCTCGTGGCCCGCATCGCCCGCTACCACCGCCGCAGCCCGCCGGACCCGGCGCACTCCGGCATGGATGGCCTCAACCCGACGGAGGTCCGCGTCGTGCGCAAGCTGGCCACGCTGCTGCGCGTGGCCAACTCGCTGGACTTGAGCCACCACCAGCCCATCAAGGACTTCAAGGTGACGAACGGCCGGGAAGGCGTGGCGCTGCACCTGCACACGCGCCACCCGGTGGACCTGGAGTTGTGGAACGTGGAGCACGAGGTGGTGAACTTCCGCCGCGTCTTCGGCAAGCGGCTGTCGTTCCACGTCCACCACACGGGCTCGCGCTAG
- a CDS encoding DUF3396 domain-containing protein: MSEHHPRIRIHAQSGTLLIRDGLSISFYMRQPHPEVALQVMRSLEVYLRALGPSAFDSYTDDEGDWQPLDDAGWEETRRKLLYPRYANIHLAEAASREKRYRFDYQGRTKNDPSVHNYPDEVCSVSYWLPSELLEERGPSWVRELVLALAAPLPFSSGNAGLAFNCQTYLLGVSREVSKYCFRYPGMDVLNLSSISMSLGTRVRSPSWLTFLGQPVLGELGGAAGLRSRLHTPGTTVQELEGDRAVVTLGPWPEAGDTEQGKDLPAYRELARILEPWTFWGEGRSALRLDPDLARRWERRFLD, translated from the coding sequence ATGAGCGAACACCATCCCAGGATTCGCATCCACGCGCAGAGCGGAACTCTCCTGATCCGGGACGGGCTGAGCATCAGCTTCTATATGAGGCAGCCCCATCCAGAAGTCGCTCTGCAAGTCATGCGCTCGTTGGAGGTATATCTGCGCGCATTGGGTCCCTCCGCATTCGATTCGTACACGGACGATGAGGGAGACTGGCAGCCACTCGACGATGCCGGCTGGGAAGAGACCCGCCGCAAGCTCCTGTACCCTCGCTACGCCAACATCCATCTGGCAGAAGCGGCCAGTCGCGAGAAGCGCTACCGCTTCGACTACCAGGGGCGAACGAAGAATGACCCCTCCGTCCACAACTATCCGGACGAGGTATGTAGTGTTTCGTATTGGTTGCCCTCTGAGCTCCTGGAGGAACGCGGCCCCTCCTGGGTGCGCGAATTGGTGCTCGCACTTGCCGCCCCCCTCCCCTTTTCGTCCGGAAACGCGGGGCTCGCATTCAACTGTCAGACATACCTCCTGGGCGTATCACGTGAGGTTTCCAAATACTGTTTTCGCTATCCCGGCATGGACGTGCTCAATCTGAGCTCGATTTCAATGAGCCTCGGCACACGCGTGCGCAGCCCTTCTTGGCTCACCTTCCTGGGCCAACCCGTGCTCGGTGAGCTGGGCGGAGCCGCAGGGCTGCGCTCCCGTCTTCACACTCCTGGAACCACCGTTCAGGAACTGGAGGGAGACCGGGCCGTCGTCACGCTGGGCCCCTGGCCTGAGGCCGGAGACACGGAACAGGGCAAGGACCTGCCTGCCTACCGGGAGCTGGCTCGCATCCTGGAGCCATGGACGTTCTGGGGTGAAGGCAGGAGCGCCCTGCGCCTGGACCCCGACCTGGCCCGCCGCTGGGAGCGCCGTTTCCTGGACTGA